From Sporocytophaga myxococcoides, one genomic window encodes:
- a CDS encoding WG repeat-containing protein, producing the protein MLNKIVLLLFASIALNSAMAQKGSNCPEDLIPRKSENKQYGYVTLFGEWRITPIYTKVSPFRDNKAIVMKGLVYGVIDCDGNVLIPPQYEMMSNFRNGKAWAKKGSLWGLVDERGKVLIDFQYAEINPIADTELSWVKKDNLWGLVNEERGNTICKPQFKVAQILSENASLVQQSELFGVINHVNCGYLIPAQISKVKKIAQHTILYKQNNHWGLFSELGKILLQAEYDTIYSLDEDLLVVKKGGMYGLTSITGKEVLPLSYEKIGELGEGYIPVKAGGKWGYSNRLGKVYIVPAFEEAYPFRNRKAVVKSGGLYGVIDFAGKFIQKPQYAKVQRNLSYDYFAIAQKDKFYLYNSQLVKMLETGFDSINVSDTVSFTRVYKDGKVSFFNIPSKTQSFPGEFDEASELYRGFFKVKQNGKWGIVDTKGKSIVPAKFESVEFDYCSVRLIFKVTQNGLTGVYDHSGKEVLAPVYDFVIYAAPVFKVKKNEKYGLYKTSGEAITEPVFDYLSNKKENPLLAEWPAIFGQKQKFGLINEKGEELLPAKAIKILPLGGTLFAVNSGKAFGLFNASLKNEPEYKYDELISATNNMVVARKGSKWGVLDNTGKVLVKPEYEEFKEENGQSKFLKDGKWYLLGRGGVLK; encoded by the coding sequence ATGCTGAATAAAATAGTACTTCTCCTTTTTGCTTCTATAGCTTTAAATTCGGCTATGGCCCAAAAGGGGAGCAATTGTCCAGAAGATCTTATTCCCAGGAAAAGTGAAAACAAACAATATGGTTATGTTACTCTTTTTGGTGAATGGAGAATAACGCCTATCTATACTAAGGTTTCACCATTCCGGGATAATAAGGCTATTGTCATGAAAGGCCTTGTTTACGGAGTAATTGATTGTGATGGTAATGTATTGATTCCTCCGCAATATGAAATGATGTCCAATTTCAGAAACGGTAAAGCATGGGCTAAAAAAGGTAGTTTGTGGGGACTTGTAGATGAAAGAGGAAAAGTATTAATTGATTTCCAATATGCTGAAATTAATCCTATTGCAGATACAGAATTGAGCTGGGTGAAAAAGGATAACTTATGGGGATTGGTCAATGAAGAAAGAGGTAATACTATCTGCAAACCTCAGTTTAAGGTTGCTCAGATACTATCGGAAAATGCTTCATTGGTTCAGCAATCAGAGTTGTTTGGAGTTATTAACCATGTGAATTGCGGTTATCTTATTCCTGCACAAATTTCCAAAGTTAAAAAGATAGCACAACACACCATTCTTTATAAACAAAACAATCACTGGGGATTATTCAGTGAGTTAGGAAAAATTCTTCTTCAGGCTGAATATGATACCATTTATTCATTGGATGAGGACTTGCTTGTAGTGAAAAAAGGAGGAATGTATGGACTTACTTCAATTACAGGAAAAGAAGTATTACCGCTCAGCTATGAAAAGATAGGAGAATTGGGAGAAGGATATATCCCAGTGAAGGCTGGGGGGAAATGGGGCTATTCTAACAGATTGGGAAAGGTTTATATTGTTCCTGCTTTTGAAGAAGCATATCCTTTTAGGAACAGGAAGGCAGTAGTGAAGTCAGGTGGTTTATATGGAGTAATAGACTTTGCCGGCAAGTTTATTCAAAAACCACAATACGCAAAGGTTCAAAGAAATTTATCCTACGACTACTTTGCAATTGCCCAGAAAGATAAATTCTACTTGTATAATTCTCAATTAGTAAAGATGCTTGAGACTGGTTTTGATTCAATAAATGTCTCTGATACTGTTTCTTTTACCAGAGTCTATAAAGATGGCAAAGTCTCTTTTTTTAATATCCCATCTAAAACTCAATCATTCCCGGGTGAATTTGATGAAGCAAGCGAACTGTATCGTGGATTTTTTAAAGTAAAACAGAATGGTAAATGGGGTATTGTTGATACTAAAGGAAAGAGCATAGTTCCTGCAAAATTTGAAAGTGTTGAATTTGACTATTGTTCTGTCAGGCTTATTTTTAAAGTAACTCAGAATGGCTTAACTGGTGTTTATGACCATTCAGGAAAAGAAGTGCTCGCACCGGTTTACGATTTTGTAATTTATGCAGCTCCTGTATTCAAAGTGAAAAAGAACGAAAAATATGGATTATATAAAACAAGTGGTGAGGCAATAACAGAGCCTGTGTTTGACTACCTGAGTAATAAAAAAGAAAATCCTCTATTGGCTGAATGGCCCGCGATATTCGGACAAAAACAAAAGTTTGGTCTTATCAATGAAAAGGGCGAAGAATTACTACCTGCCAAAGCAATTAAAATATTACCACTTGGAGGAACATTGTTCGCGGTAAACTCAGGCAAAGCATTTGGTCTGTTCAATGCTTCATTGAAAAATGAACCTGAGTATAAGTATGACGAATTAATTTCTGCCACAAACAACATGGTAGTTGCCAGAAAGGGCAGCAAATGGGGAGTGTTGGATAATACAGGCAAAGTCCTTGTGAAGCCTGAATACGAGGAATTCAAAGAGGAAAACGGGCAATCTAAGTTTCTGAAAGATGGTAAGTGGTATTTGCTGGGAAGAGGGGGAGTATTGAAATAA
- a CDS encoding YkvA family protein → MKGFGSNGDKGPIDLDQIKTEWIKKLISFGTSFTKGAHADALKEVVDKFYDPEAKRFKFEVISREASLAKRMLKAVLKGEYRNVSPFLLIQVGLVFSYFYFDIDFISDKIPLLGAVDDIAVILWLMDGFKDELDKFEVWESERSIRLA, encoded by the coding sequence ATGAAAGGATTTGGAAGCAACGGAGATAAGGGACCTATTGATCTTGATCAAATCAAGACGGAATGGATAAAAAAACTTATTTCTTTTGGAACTTCTTTTACTAAAGGCGCACATGCAGATGCTTTAAAAGAAGTAGTGGATAAATTTTATGATCCGGAAGCCAAAAGGTTTAAGTTTGAGGTAATTAGTCGTGAAGCTAGTCTCGCAAAGAGAATGTTAAAAGCTGTTTTAAAAGGAGAATATAGAAATGTTTCCCCTTTTCTCCTCATACAGGTAGGATTGGTTTTCTCTTATTTCTATTTTGACATTGATTTTATTTCAGATAAAATTCCTTTGTTAGGCGCCGTAGATGATATTGCTGTCATACTTTGGTTGATGGATGGATTTAAAGATGAGCTTGATAAGTTTGAAGTCTGGGAAAGTGAGAGAAGTATAAGACTAGCTTAA
- a CDS encoding T9SS type A sorting domain-containing protein, with the protein MSKEISILKFILIFIFFICFRFNGSCNIVVLFPQKINAAPTNITLSSTSVTELNFPGIFIGKLTATDSDPNDKHTFALAAGGTDNNSFTIRNDSLFGREVFTYKRKSSYSIIIEANDGINIYKKTFSISVAAIPARAGYSGYNDSTNLRLKVINYGTSNLIYMGVYYPEKYYTNPELKWPVIVQFGGLGEMAGETGTSAKIWSFGPMKDVYNKKEFNYIIVCPIAKNSWDPITRSETFKWLNENIYNDSRIDRNRIFTTGISNGAPDVLMRVEVDGKIPVAGIIALAPRVNASVCPSWGELNKTALWAMTRYDDARGNATSNYTSAVTQPGREADTRVTIFSGSSHNIWNYIYNGGTQQGLQPDFPNNSLYPDPVSFPPLGNIYNYMDQIRRTDIAQPPAEPINFKVMLDGIYVNLSWDDFATNEKTVRIRRKREGGEFTDIYSGAPITSFIDKKAIPGNKYYYQVRYESNSEASSWTPLKSIFIPENNIPRTANNILLTGNKVFEENTTGIVGKLEDNAFPKATYSVLNNPNFIIQNDSILVLVIPYDYEINKEIKVIVRASNSVGYYDETFTVTFTDVPETFYDDKIVQIHLVHTATGLMQTYSTNGNLFNLLRFANSSATKFTNSKPLICKDGKTISTVNITVFKSATEGFTYSSGTTEGRIAGDNSGVVPDVVLKNFLSSRITEAGVIQLSGLNASKKYTVKTLSNGKYTANCTSCLVDVAVQNNLKRQFYSADKASFLIWNSVSPDASGIINIKVNAGDSLSVGVLNAITVQEETYFISLSNYSIEGYAVGLLGTLSSNLLKADFSLADNNLNLIIIGDQLFVVNPYDHNITKSDVIRVQATNGNESIEASFTISITDPLVLGNANQGSNQDLLLFPNPTASYIMIESEMLKSESPYFKLRNVLGRNIDILLTKYNEGKFLLDVSSLDAGVYLLETIVQGRLYHNSFVVTK; encoded by the coding sequence ATGAGTAAAGAAATTAGTATTTTAAAATTCATTTTAATCTTTATTTTTTTTATCTGTTTTAGGTTTAATGGTAGTTGTAATATAGTGGTTTTATTTCCCCAAAAAATTAATGCTGCACCTACCAATATTACACTAAGCTCAACAAGTGTTACAGAACTTAATTTTCCTGGTATTTTTATCGGAAAACTAACAGCAACAGACTCCGATCCAAATGATAAACATACTTTTGCCTTAGCAGCGGGAGGAACGGATAACAATAGCTTTACGATACGCAATGATTCTCTTTTTGGTCGTGAAGTTTTTACATATAAAAGAAAGTCATCTTATAGTATCATCATTGAGGCAAATGACGGGATTAATATCTATAAGAAAACTTTTTCTATTTCTGTAGCTGCCATTCCTGCAAGAGCCGGATATAGTGGCTATAATGATTCAACCAACCTGAGATTGAAGGTGATTAATTATGGAACCAGCAATCTAATTTATATGGGAGTGTATTACCCTGAAAAATATTATACCAATCCCGAGTTAAAATGGCCAGTTATAGTTCAGTTTGGAGGCCTTGGTGAAATGGCAGGAGAAACAGGAACCTCAGCAAAGATTTGGTCATTTGGTCCCATGAAGGATGTTTATAATAAAAAGGAATTTAATTATATAATTGTCTGTCCTATTGCAAAGAATAGCTGGGACCCGATTACAAGGAGCGAAACATTTAAATGGCTGAATGAAAATATTTATAATGATTCGCGAATAGATAGGAATAGAATATTTACTACAGGTATCTCCAATGGCGCTCCGGATGTCCTCATGAGGGTTGAAGTGGATGGCAAGATTCCGGTTGCCGGTATCATCGCATTGGCTCCAAGAGTAAATGCAAGTGTATGTCCAAGCTGGGGAGAACTTAATAAAACAGCTCTCTGGGCTATGACCCGGTATGATGATGCAAGAGGAAACGCCACATCTAATTATACTTCAGCTGTTACTCAGCCTGGCAGAGAGGCTGATACCAGAGTGACAATTTTTTCAGGTTCAAGTCATAATATCTGGAACTACATTTATAATGGTGGAACTCAACAAGGGCTGCAGCCAGATTTCCCCAATAATTCCCTTTATCCGGATCCTGTATCATTTCCTCCTTTAGGAAATATATACAATTATATGGATCAGATAAGACGGACAGACATAGCTCAACCTCCTGCAGAACCTATTAATTTCAAAGTGATGCTTGACGGTATCTATGTCAATCTGAGCTGGGATGATTTTGCCACCAATGAAAAAACTGTAAGAATTCGGAGAAAGAGAGAGGGGGGAGAATTTACTGATATTTATTCCGGAGCTCCGATTACTTCTTTTATTGACAAGAAAGCTATTCCTGGAAATAAATATTATTATCAGGTTAGATATGAAAGTAATTCTGAGGCCTCCAGCTGGACTCCTTTAAAAAGTATCTTTATTCCTGAAAACAATATTCCTCGTACTGCCAATAATATCCTTCTAACCGGAAACAAAGTTTTTGAAGAAAATACAACCGGGATTGTAGGGAAGCTTGAAGATAATGCTTTTCCTAAGGCTACTTATTCAGTTTTGAACAATCCGAATTTTATTATTCAGAATGATAGCATACTGGTTTTGGTGATCCCTTATGATTATGAAATTAATAAAGAAATAAAGGTCATTGTTCGTGCATCAAATTCTGTGGGATACTATGATGAAACATTTACCGTCACATTTACAGATGTTCCTGAGACATTCTATGATGATAAGATTGTACAGATACATTTGGTCCATACGGCAACTGGTTTAATGCAAACTTATTCAACCAATGGTAATTTGTTTAACCTGCTAAGGTTTGCAAATTCCAGCGCTACAAAGTTTACAAATTCCAAACCATTAATTTGTAAAGATGGTAAAACAATATCGACAGTAAACATAACTGTTTTTAAGTCCGCTACGGAAGGTTTTACCTATAGCTCAGGAACTACAGAAGGAAGAATTGCAGGAGATAATTCAGGTGTTGTGCCAGACGTTGTATTAAAGAACTTCCTAAGTTCAAGAATAACAGAGGCTGGAGTAATTCAGCTATCAGGCCTTAATGCATCTAAAAAATACACGGTTAAAACACTATCAAACGGAAAGTATACTGCCAATTGTACGTCTTGTCTGGTTGATGTTGCTGTTCAGAATAATCTCAAAAGACAGTTTTACTCTGCTGATAAAGCTTCATTCCTGATTTGGAATAGTGTGTCTCCTGATGCTTCCGGAATAATTAATATTAAAGTAAATGCTGGAGATTCTTTGTCTGTTGGTGTTCTCAATGCTATTACTGTTCAGGAAGAGACATATTTTATTTCTCTCAGCAATTATAGTATCGAAGGATACGCTGTTGGATTGCTGGGCACATTGTCATCCAATTTACTGAAAGCTGATTTTAGTCTGGCAGATAACAATCTAAATTTAATAATCATAGGGGATCAGCTGTTTGTTGTAAATCCATACGATCACAATATTACTAAGTCTGATGTGATAAGAGTTCAGGCGACTAATGGCAATGAAAGTATAGAGGCCTCATTTACTATTTCAATTACTGATCCATTGGTGTTAGGGAATGCAAATCAAGGTTCAAACCAAGACCTGCTATTATTTCCCAACCCGACAGCTTCTTATATAATGATTGAATCAGAAATGTTAAAGTCAGAGTCTCCGTATTTTAAACTAAGAAATGTTTTAGGACGCAACATTGACATATTACTTACAAAATACAATGAAGGCAAATTTTTATTAGATGTATCATCTTTGGATGCAGGAGTCTATTTGCTTGAGACAATAGTTCAGGGTAGACTTTATCATAATTCATTTGTGGTCACTAAGTAA
- a CDS encoding aldo/keto reductase has translation MKTYSNSTISIGGNLKVNRMGFGAMRITGEGIWGPPADKDEAIRVLKKTVELGINFIDTADSYGPNVSEELIAEALFPYPKDLIIATKGGLTRTGPNQWPVNSHPDHLKKALEGSLKRLKLDKIDLYQLHRIDPAVPFEDSLAFLKKAQEDGLIRHIGLSEVSKQDIKKAQQFVKIVSVQNKYSIDNRKWEEELKYCEQNDIAFIPWYPLNAGNINTIELLNKIGASYNASAHQVALAWLLHHSPNILLIPGTSKVKHLEENYKAVNLKISEEDMNFLNRLA, from the coding sequence ATGAAGACATATTCAAATTCAACTATTTCAATAGGAGGAAACCTTAAGGTTAACAGAATGGGCTTCGGAGCCATGAGGATTACAGGAGAGGGAATATGGGGCCCTCCGGCTGATAAGGATGAAGCAATACGTGTCCTAAAGAAAACAGTTGAATTGGGTATTAATTTTATTGATACTGCAGACAGTTATGGACCAAACGTATCTGAAGAGTTAATTGCGGAAGCACTGTTTCCTTATCCAAAGGATTTAATTATTGCAACTAAAGGTGGTCTGACAAGAACAGGGCCTAATCAATGGCCTGTTAATTCACATCCCGATCACTTGAAGAAAGCGTTGGAAGGGAGTTTAAAGCGCTTAAAACTTGATAAAATCGATCTGTATCAACTTCACAGAATTGATCCAGCTGTACCTTTTGAGGATAGTTTGGCTTTTTTAAAGAAGGCACAGGAGGATGGTTTAATCAGACATATTGGTTTATCTGAAGTCAGTAAGCAGGATATTAAAAAAGCTCAGCAGTTTGTAAAGATTGTCTCCGTTCAGAACAAGTATAGCATTGACAATCGCAAATGGGAAGAAGAATTAAAATATTGTGAACAAAATGACATTGCGTTTATTCCCTGGTATCCACTAAACGCTGGCAATATCAATACCATAGAGTTATTAAATAAAATAGGTGCTAGCTATAATGCTAGCGCCCATCAGGTAGCTTTAGCATGGTTACTTCACCATTCTCCGAATATATTGCTGATACCGGGGACTTCAAAAGTAAAGCATCTGGAAGAAAATTATAAAGCGGTAAATTTAAAGATATCAGAAGAGGATATGAATTTCCTCAATAGATTGGCATAG
- a CDS encoding nucleoside recognition domain-containing protein produces MVLNYIWIAFFLISFVIAIVRLGLYYFGYPQYGGLEIFPEIMKAAFDMAKSSVVDISFALIGVLTLWMGLMKIAEKSGMINILAKLIGPFFHKLFPDLPKDHPSVGLIMMNFSANMLGLDNAATPIGLKAMESMQELNPNKDTAFNPQIMFLVLNTSGLTLIPVSIMAFRYQAGAADPSDVFIPILIATFCSTLAGLITVAIYQKINLFDKVVMAYLGGLFAIIAGIIWYFTSLPQDRIGPVSSLVSNFILFLIIATFIFHGFKRKINVFEAFIEGAKEGFDVVVRIIPYLVGILVGIAVFRASGAMGYLESGLTYIVGLTGLDTSWVPALPTALMKPLSGSGARAMMLDAMANGKADSFAGRLACIFQGAADTTFFIVAVYFGSVGIKKTRYAIPAGLIADLFGVIAAIAVAYLFFPVK; encoded by the coding sequence ATGGTTCTAAACTACATCTGGATAGCATTTTTTCTGATCTCATTTGTGATTGCGATAGTAAGGTTAGGCCTGTATTATTTTGGCTATCCTCAATACGGAGGTCTGGAAATTTTTCCGGAAATTATGAAAGCAGCTTTTGATATGGCTAAAAGTTCGGTTGTGGACATATCATTTGCATTAATAGGAGTTCTTACTCTTTGGATGGGGTTGATGAAAATTGCGGAAAAGTCTGGTATGATTAATATTCTCGCAAAATTGATTGGCCCATTTTTTCACAAGTTGTTTCCGGATCTTCCCAAAGATCATCCTTCAGTAGGTCTTATTATGATGAACTTCAGCGCCAACATGCTGGGTCTTGACAATGCCGCTACTCCAATAGGTTTAAAAGCTATGGAGTCTATGCAGGAACTGAACCCTAATAAAGATACAGCATTTAATCCTCAGATAATGTTTCTTGTACTCAATACTTCCGGACTTACGCTGATACCTGTTTCTATCATGGCCTTTCGTTATCAGGCAGGGGCAGCTGATCCTTCCGATGTATTTATACCGATACTGATTGCCACCTTTTGCAGTACTCTTGCAGGTCTGATTACAGTAGCCATTTATCAGAAAATCAATTTGTTTGATAAAGTTGTAATGGCATATTTAGGAGGATTGTTCGCAATAATTGCTGGCATAATCTGGTATTTTACCTCTTTGCCTCAGGACAGGATAGGACCTGTATCTTCCCTGGTCAGCAATTTCATTCTGTTTCTGATCATCGCTACATTTATATTTCATGGATTTAAAAGGAAGATCAATGTATTCGAAGCTTTCATTGAAGGTGCCAAAGAAGGCTTCGATGTTGTGGTCAGAATTATTCCGTATCTGGTAGGTATACTTGTTGGAATAGCTGTATTCAGAGCGAGTGGTGCTATGGGGTATCTGGAAAGTGGATTAACTTATATAGTAGGATTGACTGGTCTTGATACCAGTTGGGTGCCTGCATTGCCAACAGCTTTGATGAAACCACTAAGTGGAAGTGGTGCCAGAGCTATGATGCTTGACGCTATGGCAAATGGGAAAGCGGATTCTTTTGCTGGAAGATTAGCCTGTATCTTTCAGGGAGCTGCAGATACTACCTTCTTCATTGTTGCAGTTTATTTCGGATCGGTTGGAATAAAGAAAACCCGATATGCAATTCCTGCAGGATTGATTGCCGATCTCTTTGGGGTTATTGCAGCTATTGCTGTCGCCTATCTATTTTTCCCGGTTAAATAA
- a CDS encoding DNA-3-methyladenine glycosylase, whose protein sequence is MKLTKAFYTREDVITISKELLGKYLVTFIDGRLTSGMIVETEAYLGAEDKASHAYGNRKTKRTEPFYKEGGIAYVYMCYGIHYLFNIITNKTDIPHAVLIRALEPSEGLDAMLERRKKTKLQPELTAGPGALSVALGISANHNETDLSGNEIWVEDRGVIVKNNEIIASPRVGVAYAKEYALKPWRFRIKDNPYTSKAR, encoded by the coding sequence ATGAAGTTGACCAAAGCTTTTTATACAAGGGAAGATGTAATTACAATCAGCAAGGAACTGCTTGGTAAGTACCTGGTAACCTTTATAGACGGAAGACTTACTTCAGGTATGATTGTGGAAACTGAAGCATATCTTGGCGCTGAAGATAAGGCTTCTCATGCATATGGCAACAGGAAAACCAAAAGAACAGAGCCGTTTTACAAAGAGGGAGGTATTGCATATGTTTATATGTGCTACGGAATTCATTATTTGTTCAATATTATTACAAATAAGACTGATATCCCTCATGCTGTGCTTATAAGGGCACTGGAGCCTTCGGAAGGTCTTGATGCAATGCTTGAACGTCGTAAAAAAACTAAATTGCAACCTGAGCTCACTGCTGGTCCGGGGGCATTGTCGGTAGCTTTAGGGATTTCTGCCAATCATAACGAAACTGATTTGTCTGGTAATGAAATCTGGGTAGAAGACAGAGGTGTGATTGTTAAAAACAATGAGATAATTGCCAGCCCGAGAGTGGGAGTGGCTTATGCTAAAGAATATGCTCTTAAACCCTGGCGCTTTAGGATAAAGGATAATCCTTATACAAGTAAAGCGCGGTAA
- a CDS encoding phospholipase A, producing MKHLLIGLLVMVWELFLSPGNLSGQQLSQDSLIKLIDQAPSFTIFRENYFITGVPYNEKPSRYNSDIKFQISFKQRLTKTVLPLNTYLYLIYTQKTFWEVYRKSSPFRDSNYNPGFGLGKFLFKNNIQYALVSLTAEHESNGKDSIYSRSWNFISLSYMMFFKNKRFLIRAWYPFGYEDNASLLDYIGYGELNFFWDLRQQRLKLNITARKGASMDLKGSIQIGLFYRLFNFSNQYLYLQIYEGYAENLLYYNDLTSKIRLGWAITPAKLIID from the coding sequence GTGAAACATCTTCTGATAGGATTGTTGGTAATGGTCTGGGAGCTTTTTTTATCTCCTGGAAACTTATCCGGACAACAGCTATCCCAGGATTCTCTCATTAAACTTATAGATCAGGCACCATCTTTCACAATTTTCAGAGAAAATTATTTTATTACCGGAGTACCCTATAATGAAAAACCATCCAGATACAACTCTGATATCAAGTTTCAAATAAGCTTTAAGCAAAGACTTACTAAAACTGTCCTTCCATTGAATACCTATCTTTATCTTATCTATACTCAAAAAACCTTCTGGGAGGTATACAGGAAATCGAGTCCCTTTAGAGACTCAAACTATAACCCGGGATTCGGCTTAGGAAAGTTTCTTTTTAAGAATAACATTCAGTATGCTCTGGTATCCCTGACTGCAGAGCATGAATCAAATGGCAAAGACAGTATTTATTCCAGGAGCTGGAACTTCATTTCCTTAAGTTATATGATGTTCTTTAAAAACAAAAGATTCTTAATAAGAGCATGGTATCCCTTTGGATACGAAGACAATGCAAGTCTTCTCGATTATATTGGTTATGGAGAACTGAATTTTTTCTGGGATTTAAGACAACAAAGGTTAAAACTTAATATCACAGCCAGAAAAGGAGCATCAATGGATTTAAAAGGAAGTATTCAAATAGGTCTGTTTTACAGGTTATTTAATTTTTCCAATCAATATTTATATCTTCAGATATATGAAGGATATGCAGAAAATCTTCTTTACTATAATGACCTAACCAGTAAAATCAGGCTCGGATGGGCAATCACTCCAGCTAAGTTAATTATTGACTGA